The genomic DNA CCGCCGGCGACGCGCTCGGGGGCGGCCTCGAACTCCGGCCCTGGGAGGCCACCTCCGAGGAGGCGGTCTACGACCACTTCAACGGCCGGTGGATAGCCCCGCGGCGGTGGATCCGCTACGACGGCGCGCCCGAGGACCTGCTGGCGGCCGCGGCGTTCGCGGCGCCCGGCGTGCTCTACGCCGAACCGCTCCAGCAGGCGGTCCTCGCGCTGCTGGGCGTGTCGACCGTCTACGCCCTCCTCCGGAAGCGTCTCGTCGACGCCGGCGAGCGACTGGCCGACAGGCTTCCGCCCGGCCTGGCGGCGCTCGCGACGGAGGACTGACGCGGGAACCGTGCCAGCCGTTCCCGGGGGTCTCGGCCTCGGACGCCGCGGAATCGCCCTACCGCGCATCGAAGGGTTTATCCGCCGCGTGACCCTCAGACTCCAGTAATAACTATGTCGGACAAACCTGCCTCGATGTACCGGGAGATCAGCAAGCCGGCGTACACCCGACGCGAGTACATCACCGGCATCCCCGGTTCGAAGATCGCACAGCACGAGATGGGCAACCTCGAGAGCGACCAGGACGACTACCCCGTCCAGATCAGCCTCGTCACCGAGGAGGAGTGCCAGCTCCGCCACGGCTCGCTGGAGGCCTCCCGCCTGTCGGCCAACCGCCACCTGCTCAAGGAGCTCGGCCAGGAGAACTACAAGATGATCCTCCGGAAGTTCCCCCACCACGTCATCCGGGAGAACAAGCAGGCGACCGGCGCGGGCGCGGACCGCGTCTCCGACGGGATGCGCCAGGCGTTCGGCAAGGTCGTCGGCACGGCCGCCCGCATCCCGCGCAACGACCGCATCTTCACCGCGTGGTGCCGGCCCGAGGACGCCCCCGTCGTGAAGGACGCGCTCCGGCGCGCCTACAACAAGATCTCGCCGCCGTGCCGCATCAAGGTCGAGAAGGGCGAGAAGCTCCTCGTCGCGTAGACCGGATCTCCGCTTTCTGTCGTCGCTCCCGTCGCTCGCCAGCCACGGGCTCGTCGGCGCCCGACGCGGCGCGGAGCGCACCTTTTTACTCCCGGCCTCCTACCGAGCGCGTATGCTGGACCTCGCGGTCGCCTACCGAGAGGAGACGTTCGAGCGCATGCGCGACCCCCTCGCCGAGCGCGGAATCGCGGTCCACCACGTCCCCTCCGATAGCCGCACCATCCCGCTGTCGGACCCGCCGTGGTCGCCCGACGAGTTCGACGCGGGCTTCGTCTTCCCCTCGCGCGCGATGGAGGGCGGGGTCGTCGACGCGCTGCTCGACGTGCCGTGGGTCAACGACCGCGAGGCGGTCCTCGCGTCGCGGAACAAGGCCGGCGTCGTCGCCCGCCTGGAGCGTGCCGGACTGGCGGTGCCCGAGACCGTCGTGGTCTCGAACCCCGCCGACGAGACCGACCTGCTCGACGCTTTCGATCGGTTCGATCCGCCGGTCGTCGTCAAGCCCAACTCCACGACCCGCGGCGTCGGCGTGGCGAAGGTCGGCGACGCCGACTCGTTCCTCGGCGTGACCGACTACCTCGACCTGGTCCACGACTACCGCGCGACCGGCGACAAGTCGTTCCTCGTCCAGGAGTTCGTCGCCGGCGCGACCGACTACCGGGCGATGGTGGTCGACGGCGAGTGCGTCGGCGGCGTCGAGCGCAGGATTCCGGACGCCGCCGACAGCCGGCGCTGGAAGCACAACGTCCACCGCGGCGCCGAGGCCACCGGCGTCGACCTCTCCGCGGACCTCCGGGACCTGGCCGAGCGCACGGCCGAGGCTCTCGGCAT from Halorussus rarus includes the following:
- a CDS encoding metal-dependent hydrolase encodes the protein MMATTHALFGMALGAVALVVAPEYATVAVAAGGIGGLFPDLDLAGDHRKDLHFPVCYSLAAVAALALAAVAPTAVTVAVAVFLASAALHSAGDALGGGLELRPWEATSEEAVYDHFNGRWIAPRRWIRYDGAPEDLLAAAAFAAPGVLYAEPLQQAVLALLGVSTVYALLRKRLVDAGERLADRLPPGLAALATED
- a CDS encoding 50S ribosomal protein L16: MSDKPASMYREISKPAYTRREYITGIPGSKIAQHEMGNLESDQDDYPVQISLVTEEECQLRHGSLEASRLSANRHLLKELGQENYKMILRKFPHHVIRENKQATGAGADRVSDGMRQAFGKVVGTAARIPRNDRIFTAWCRPEDAPVVKDALRRAYNKISPPCRIKVEKGEKLLVA
- a CDS encoding ATP-grasp domain-containing protein, with protein sequence MLDLAVAYREETFERMRDPLAERGIAVHHVPSDSRTIPLSDPPWSPDEFDAGFVFPSRAMEGGVVDALLDVPWVNDREAVLASRNKAGVVARLERAGLAVPETVVVSNPADETDLLDAFDRFDPPVVVKPNSTTRGVGVAKVGDADSFLGVTDYLDLVHDYRATGDKSFLVQEFVAGATDYRAMVVDGECVGGVERRIPDAADSRRWKHNVHRGAEATGVDLSADLRDLAERTAEALGIDFLGVDILVSGDRAVVNETNARPTVDAETKYDPGFYDRLADLIRETAGTS